One window of Nymphaea colorata isolate Beijing-Zhang1983 chromosome 1, ASM883128v2, whole genome shotgun sequence genomic DNA carries:
- the LOC116262246 gene encoding wall-associated receptor kinase-like 20: protein MDHRSLLLPMASVLLLLFLFARPSSATRCPNCGSTAVPYPLSTSSSCGDPNYQVICNVSTGSLIFPTLNGSSYQVTSVAPQQQRFVIRPSSFIPGTCITTDIASEGVWLNQSLPFNIAAGNNIFYLNCSNALLNSPLNCSSSSLCHTYADASSEAASCRNAGICCSFTSGSSASNYTIRVRPTGCRAYRTFVVGTDTSLPLAQWQEGLVIQWQSPPELQCRSQADCDAAVASSTCSTDPASAAGVRRCLCNVDFLWDPFTGTCTKKKTSRRNLKPLIAGLAAGLSACMIAVFAGLLLYKRHKKAKEERDRITREREEILNSGGKTAKLFTGREMKRATNSFSGDCILGSGGYGDVYKGLLDDGTVVAIKSAKVGNIKSTEQVLNEVRILSQVNHRSLVRLLGCCVELQQPLMVYEFIPNGTLYDHLHGSYDFLPWRQRLTIAYQTAEGLAYLHSSAYAPIYHRDVKSTNILLDEKLNAKVSDFGLSRLAEPDLSHVSTCAQGTLGYLDPEYYRNYQLTDKSDVYSFGVVLLELLTSKKAIDFNRGADDVNLAMYVQQRAEEGKLMETVDDELKSGATQEALDTMRALGFLALGCLEEKRQNRPSMKEIAEEIDYIMNIEEAGGMARSYMDSSGCPKT, encoded by the exons ATGGATCATCGTTCCCTCCTCCTTCCTATGGCGTCCGtactcctcctcctctttctcttcgCCAGGCCATCCTCCGCCACCCGGTGTCCCAACTGCGGTTCCACCGCCGTCCCCTACCCGCTGAGTACTTCTTCCAGCTGCGGCGACCCCAACTACCAGGTGATCTGTAATGTCAGCACCGGCTCCCTTATCTTCCCCACCCTCAACGGCTCCTCCTACCAGGTCACCAGCGTCGCTCCCCAACAGCAGAGGTTCGTCATCCGGCCGTCGAGCTTCATCCCTGGGACCTGCATCACCACCGATATAGCCAGCGAAGGGGTTTGGCTCAACCAGAGCCTCCCCTTCAACATAGCCGCCGGCAACAACATCTTCTACCTCAACTGCTCCAACGCCCTCCTCAACTCGCCCCTCAACTGCTCCTCCTCCAGCCTCTGCCACACCTACGCTGACGCCTCCTCGGAGGCCGCGTCCTGCCGGAACGCCGGCATATGCTGCTCCTTCACCTCCGGCAGCTCCGCCAGCAACTACACCATCAGGGTGCGGCCCACGGGGTGCCGGGCGTACCGGACCTTCGTGGTGGGGACGGACACGTCGCTGCCGTTGGCGCAGTGGCAGGAAGGCTTGGTGATTCAGTGGCAGTCGCCGCCGGAGCTGCAGTGCCGGAGCCAGGCGGACTGCGACGCCGCCGTCGCCAGCTCGACGTGCTCGACGGACCCGGCGAGTGCTGCTGGGGTTAGGAGGTGCCTCTGCAACGTTGACTTCCTATGGGACCCGTTCACGGGGACCTGCACCAAGA AGAAGACAAGCCGTCGCAATCTGAAACCCCTCATCGCAG GTTTGGCTGCTGGGCTGTCTGCATGCATGATTGCAGTTTTTGCTGGACTTCTACTGTACAAAAGGCACAAGAAAGCCAAGGAAGAAAGAGACAGAATAACCCGTGAACGGGAAGAGATCTTAAACAGTGGTGGGAAAACAGCTAAGCTCTTCACAGGGAGGGAGATGAAGAGGGCCACCAACTCTTTCTCCGGCGACTGCATCTTAGGATCAGGAGGCTACGGCGACGTGTACAAAGGTCTTCTTGACGATGGCACAGTCGTTGCAATCAAGTCTGCTAAGGTTGGCAACATAAAGAGCACAGAGCAGGTTCTCAATGAAGTCCGCATCCTCTCACAGGTGAACCACCGTAGCCTCGTCCGCCTTCTTGGCTGCTGCGTAGAGCTCCAACAGCCTCTAATGGTGTATGAATTCATTCCCAACGGTACCCTGTATGACCATTTGCACGGAAGCTACGATTTCCTCCCATGGCGGCAAAGGCTGACAATTGCTTATCAGACAGCAGAGGGCCTCGCCTACCTTCATTCATCAGCGTATGCTCCTATTTACCACAGAGATGTGAAGTCAACTAACATTCTTCTTGACGAGAAGCTCAACGCAAAAGTCTCTGATTTCGGACTCTCTAGGCTTGCTGAGCCTGATCTCTCCCATGTATCTACCTGTGCACAAGGCACGCTTGGGTATCTGGACCCTGAGTACTACAGGAACTATCAGTTGACGGACAAGAGTGATGTTTATAGCTTTGGTGTGGTGTTGCTCGAGCTATTGACATCAAAGAAGGCTATCGATTTCAATAGAGGAGCCGATGATGTGAACTTGGCAATGTACGTTCAGCAGCGGGCAGAGGAGGGCAAGTTGATGGAGACAGTGGACGACGAGTTGAAATCAGGAGCTACACAGGAGGCATTGGACACAATGAGGGCACTTGGATTTCTTGCACTGGGATGCCTAGAGGAGAAGAGGCAGAACAGGCCTTCCATGAAGGAGATTGCAGAGGAGATTGACTACATCATGAACATCGAAGAAGCTGGTGGCATGGCACGCTCTTATATGGACTCAAGCGGATGCCCCAAGACCTGA
- the LOC116260253 gene encoding wall-associated receptor kinase-like 20, whose protein sequence is MEGAQAPLHQWPSTGISIFCVAVLLLLSCSAAKQCGNCGSTPVPYPLSTSPGCGDPNYPVICNTSTGALFLRSISGTEYPITSIDPQSQTFILQPARLIGNSCQTTDFVYEGVKLNHSLPFNFTTDNTVFLLNCSVQFMNRGLLDCSTQSSNPGSCWAYLKQAPPEMASCRSSNICCSGRIGGTVSSYNIIARSCTAYRSFVNLDDKLPVQEWQEGVQVQWASPPELECQNQTDCWEAVPNSRCLMDRTAAGDRITRCICNAGLQWDPKTGTCTKSACRERWRCHEALYIALVAGLASTLTIFLMFIGFCLYNKKILAKEGRERLRKEREEILSLNSGGRSAKLFSGKDMKKATNSFSPDRLLGEGGFGEVYKGFLEDGTPIAAKIAKVDNTKGTDQVLNEVSILSQVNHRSLVRLLGCCVELEQPVMVYEFIPNGTLHEHIHTDRYAFLSWHQRLRIASQTAEGLAYLHSSAMPPIYHRDVKSSNILLDDKCNAKVSDFGLSRLIDPEQTHVSTCVQGTIGYLDPEYYRNYQLTDKSDVYSFGVVLLELLTSKKVIDRQRDSKEVNLFNYVQHRVDEGKAMEVVDEKLKCGASPRSLESMKTFCSLAMGCLEERRQDRPSMKEVAEEIQYLIISEQAAAPFASMNS, encoded by the exons ATGGAAGGCGCCCAAGCTCCTCTGCATCAATGGCCGTCCACCGGGATTTCGATCTTCTGCGTTgccgtcctcctcctcctaagCTGTTCCGCCGCAAAACAATGCGGAAACTGCGGCTCGACACCCGTTCCCTATCCCCTCAGCACATCACCAGGATGCGGCGATCCCAACTACCCCGTCATCTGCAACACATCCACCGGAGCTCTGTTCTTGAGAAGCATAAGCGGGACAGAATATCCCATAACAAGCATCGATCCCCAGTCGCAGACATTCATCTTGCAACCGGCAAGACTGATCGGAAATTCGTGCCAAACGACCGATTTCGTCTACGAGGGCGTCAAGCTGAACCATAGTCTGCCGTTCAATTTCACGACGGACAACACGGTCTTCTTGCTGAATTGCTCCGTTCAGTTTATGAACAGAGGACTCTTAGACTGCTCCACTCAGAGCTCCAACCCGGGCAGTTGCTGGGCCTATCTGAAGCAGGCGCCGCCAGAGATGGCAAGCTGCCGGAGTTCGAACATTTGCTGCTCCGGCAGAATAGGAGGCACCGTATCATCATACAATATAATCGCCAGGAGTTGTACGGCATACAGGAGCTTCGTGAACCTGGATGATAAGTTGCCGGTACAAGAGTGGCAGGAAGGAGTGCAGGTGCAATGGGCATCCCCGCCTGAATTAGAGTGCCAGAACCAGACGGACTGCTGGGAGGCGGTGCCCAACTCAAGATGCTTAATGGATCGGACAGCTGCAGGCGATAGGATAACCCGCTGTATATGCAACGCTGGTTTACAGTGGGATCCAAAGACAGGGACTTGCACAAAGA GCGCCTGCCGGGAAAGGTGGAGATGTCACGAAGCACTGTATATCGCACTTGTAGCAG GGTTAGCATCCACGCTGACAATTTTCTTGATGTTCATTGGCTTCTGCCTATATAACAAGAAAATATTAGCCAAGGAGGGGCGTGAGAGgctgagaaaagagagagaggagattcTGTCACTTAATAGTGGAGGAAGATCTGCAAAGCTCTTTAGTGGAAAAGATATGAAAAAGGCCACAAACTCTTTCTCTCCAGACCGGCTTCTCGGCGAGGGTGGCTTTGGAGAAGTCTACAAGGGCTTTCTTGAAGATGGCACTCCAATTGCCGCCAAGATTGCCAAGGTTGATAACACGAAGGGCACAGACCAGGTATTGAATGAGGTGAGCATCCTCTCACAGGTGAACCATAGAAGCCTTGTCCGCCTACTAGGCTGCTGTGTCGAGCTAGAACAACCGGTCATGGTCTATGAGTTCATTCCCAATGGAACTCTACATGAACACATCCACACTGATAGATATGCATTCCTCAGTTGGCATCAAAGACTCAGGATTGCTTCTCAAACTGCTGAAGGCCTTGCTTACCTTCATTCCTCAGCAATGCCCCCGATCTATCACCGCGACGTCAAGTCAAGCAACATTCTTCTTGATGATAAATGCAATGCCAAGGTCTCGGATTTCGGGCTATCTAGGCTGATTGATCCTGAGCAGACGCACGTATCAACATGTGTACAGGGTACAATTGGGTACTTAGATCCTGAGTACTACAGAAACTACCAGCTAACAGACAAGAGTGATGTGTATAGCTTCGGTGTGGTTCTACTTGAGCTCTTGACATCCAAGAAAGTCATAGACAGACAGAGAGATTCAAAGGAAGTAAACCTGTTCAATTATGTTCAACACCGAGTGGATGAAGGGAAGGCTATGGAAGTAGTGGATGAGAAGTTAAAATGCGGAGCTTCACCAAGAAGTTTGGAGTCGATGAAGACCTTCTGCTCTCTAGCGATGGGTTGCCTTGAGGAGAGAAGGCAGGACAGACCATCAATGAAGGAAGTTGCAGAGGAGATTCAGTACCTCATTATAAGCGAGCAAGCTGCTGCCCCCTTTGCATCCATGAATTCATAG